One Candidatus Polarisedimenticolia bacterium genomic region harbors:
- a CDS encoding GTP-binding protein, with the protein MSKEKFDRSKPHVNVGTIGHVDHGKTTLTSAITMVMAKKFPKVVVRSFDSIDNAPEERERGITIATAHVEYETDKRHYAHVDCPGHADYVKNMITGAAQMDGAILVVSAADGPMPQTREHILLARQVGVPRIV; encoded by the coding sequence ATGTCCAAGGAGAAGTTCGATCGCTCAAAGCCGCACGTGAACGTGGGAACGATTGGCCACGTGGACCACGGGAAGACGACGCTGACCTCGGCGATCACGATGGTGATGGCGAAGAAGTTCCCGAAAGTGGTGGTGCGGTCGTTCGACAGCATCGACAACGCACCGGAAGAGCGGGAGCGCGGCATCACGATCGCGACGGCGCACGTGGAGTACGAGACGGACAAGCGTCACTATGCGCACGTGGACTGCCCGGGGCACGCCGACTACGTGAAGAACATGATCACGGGGGCGGCGCAGATGGACGGGGCGATCCTGGTGGTGAGCGCGGCGGACGGACCGATGCCGCAGACCCGGGAGCACATCCTGCTGGCGCGTCAGGTGGGCGTGCCGCGCATCGTG
- the fusA gene encoding elongation factor G, which produces MPRKFSLEKTRNIGIMAHIDAGKTTTTERILYYTGRIYKIGEVHDGTATMDWMVQEQERGITITSAATTAEWKGFRVNIIDTPGHVDFTAEVERSLRVLDGAIGVFCAVGGVEPQSETVWRQADKYQVPRIAFVNKMDRQGADFDRCTRMMVTKLNARPVPIQLPLGSEEHFEGVIDLIRMKAYRWADEKGEEFEETEIPAESRKAAEAAREKLVEAACEESDDLLARYLAGEALTEQEIVGALRKGTIALHFTPVLCGAAFKNKGVQQLLDAVVDFLPSPVEVPAIEGTVPGTTKVEARPADDKAPFSALAFKIMTDPYVGQLAFIRVYSGRLDAGTTVLNANRDKRERIGRLLQMHANEREEIKEVYAGDIAACVGLKNVTTGETICAESSPVLLEPMEFPEPVIAVAIEPKTKADQEKLGGALAKLAQEDPTFKINTDPDTAQTIISGMGELHLEIITDRLVREFNVGVNVGKPQVAYKETIRRPAKAEGRYIKQTGGRGQYGHVKIELEPLAPGGGFVFENEIVGGVVPREYIKPVETGIREAMQNGVLAGFEMRDIKVKLVDGSYHEVDSSEMAFKIAGSMAFKDGAAKGSPVLLEPMMSVEVVVPEQYMGDVIGDLNARRGRVEHMEARAGTQVITSKVPLAAMFGYATDLRSRTQGRATYTMHFSHYDETPKNISEEVIARIQGAANT; this is translated from the coding sequence GTGCCGAGAAAGTTCTCGCTCGAAAAGACGCGCAACATCGGCATCATGGCGCACATCGATGCCGGGAAGACCACCACCACCGAGCGCATCCTCTATTACACCGGCCGGATCTACAAAATCGGCGAGGTGCACGACGGGACCGCCACGATGGACTGGATGGTCCAGGAGCAGGAGCGCGGCATCACCATCACGTCGGCCGCGACGACCGCCGAGTGGAAGGGGTTCCGGGTGAACATCATCGACACCCCCGGCCACGTTGACTTCACGGCGGAAGTGGAGCGCTCGCTGCGGGTCCTGGACGGCGCCATCGGGGTGTTCTGCGCGGTGGGCGGGGTGGAGCCGCAATCGGAGACGGTCTGGAGGCAGGCGGACAAGTACCAGGTCCCGCGGATCGCCTTCGTGAACAAAATGGACCGGCAGGGCGCCGACTTCGATCGCTGCACCCGGATGATGGTGACCAAGCTCAACGCCCGGCCGGTCCCGATTCAGCTTCCCCTGGGCTCGGAGGAGCACTTCGAAGGCGTCATCGATCTCATCCGGATGAAAGCCTACCGCTGGGCCGATGAAAAGGGGGAGGAGTTCGAGGAGACCGAAATCCCTGCCGAGTCGCGCAAGGCCGCCGAGGCGGCGCGCGAGAAGCTGGTGGAGGCGGCCTGCGAGGAGAGCGACGATCTGCTGGCTCGCTACCTGGCCGGCGAGGCGCTCACCGAGCAGGAGATCGTCGGCGCTCTACGCAAGGGGACGATTGCCCTGCACTTCACACCGGTCCTGTGCGGCGCCGCCTTCAAGAACAAGGGCGTGCAACAGCTGCTCGATGCGGTGGTCGATTTCCTCCCGTCTCCCGTGGAGGTCCCGGCGATCGAGGGGACGGTGCCCGGAACCACCAAGGTCGAAGCCCGGCCCGCCGATGACAAGGCCCCCTTCTCCGCGCTGGCGTTCAAGATCATGACCGACCCGTACGTCGGCCAGCTGGCCTTCATCCGCGTCTACTCGGGGCGGCTGGATGCCGGCACCACCGTTTTGAACGCCAACCGCGACAAGCGCGAGCGCATCGGCCGGCTGCTGCAGATGCATGCCAACGAGCGCGAAGAAATCAAAGAGGTCTACGCCGGCGACATCGCCGCCTGCGTCGGGCTCAAGAACGTCACCACGGGCGAGACCATCTGCGCCGAGAGCTCACCCGTCCTCCTGGAGCCGATGGAGTTCCCGGAGCCGGTCATTGCGGTGGCCATCGAGCCGAAGACCAAAGCCGACCAGGAGAAGCTGGGCGGGGCCCTCGCCAAGCTGGCGCAGGAAGACCCGACCTTCAAGATCAACACCGACCCCGACACGGCACAGACGATCATCTCCGGCATGGGCGAGCTGCACCTGGAGATCATCACCGACCGCCTGGTGCGCGAGTTCAACGTCGGGGTCAACGTCGGCAAGCCGCAGGTGGCCTACAAGGAGACCATCCGCCGGCCGGCCAAGGCGGAAGGGCGCTACATCAAGCAGACCGGAGGCCGCGGCCAGTACGGCCACGTCAAGATCGAGCTGGAGCCTTTGGCCCCGGGCGGCGGCTTCGTCTTCGAGAACGAGATCGTCGGCGGCGTCGTGCCGCGGGAATACATCAAGCCGGTGGAGACCGGCATCCGCGAAGCGATGCAGAACGGGGTCCTGGCCGGCTTCGAGATGCGCGACATCAAGGTGAAGCTGGTGGACGGCTCGTATCACGAGGTCGACTCGTCGGAGATGGCGTTCAAGATCGCCGGCTCGATGGCCTTCAAGGACGGCGCCGCCAAGGGAAGCCCGGTGCTGCTCGAGCCGATGATGAGCGTCGAGGTGGTCGTCCCGGAGCAGTACATGGGCGACGTGATTGGCGACCTGAACGCGCGGCGCGGGCGGGTGGAGCACATGGAGGCCCGCGCGGGCACCCAGGTGATCACCTCGAAGGTGCCGCTCGCCGCGATGTTCGGCTATGCCACCGACCTGCGCTCGCGCACCCAGGGCCGCGCCACCTACACGATGCACTTCAGCCATTACGACGAGACCCCCAAGAACATCAGTGAGGAAGTGATCGCGCGGATCCAGGGAGCCGCCAACACCTAG
- the rpoC gene encoding DNA-directed RNA polymerase subunit beta', with translation MSLAAEGIRPLSKSSPFSEKARTINDFEAIRISLASPDKIRSWSYGEVTKPETINYRTFKPERDGLFCAKIFGPTVDWECLCGKFKRMKHRGVVCDKCGVEVTQSKVRRERMGHIDLASPVSHVWFFKGLPSRIGHLLDITLRDLERILYFEAYVVIDPGNAPVKEKELLTEERFRQIREEHGTSFTAMMGAEAIKKLLQRVKVDELSVEMRERMKTETSAQKRLKYAKRLKVVEAFRKSGNKPEWMILDIIPVIPPELRPLVPLDGGRFATSDLNDLYRRVINRNNRLKKLLELKAPEVIIRNEKRMLQEAVDALFDNGRRGRILRGTNNRPLKSLSDTLKGKQGRFRQNLLGKRVDYSGRSVIVVGPELRLNQCGLPKKMALELFKPFIYNKLEQEGLVSTIKAAKEMVELQKPRVWDFLEEVIKEHPVLLNRAPTLHRLGIQAFEPVLVEGKAIKIHPLVCTAFNADFDGDQMAVHIPLSPKAQIEAQVLMLSTQNLLSPANGQPVVVPTQDIVLGIYYLTKERKGARGEGRIFNSVEDVLLAYEAREVDLLASVRLRYTGGLMDLTTVYDDQDVLHTDVQEVERQIITTTVGRVLFNDHLPEGVPFVNGILKKKGLGQLVSYGYLRLGNEKTVLMVDEIKALGFYYATRAGISIGIDDMVIPASKPRLVDEARREQIAVEQQYLDGAITNGERYNKVIGIWSEVTEKISDEMFKEMEKIDRSGREFNPIYMMADSGARGSKQQMRQLAGMRGLMAKPSGEIIETPITANFREGLNVLQYFISTHGARKGLADTALKTADSGYLTRRLVDVCQDVIINEEDCQTLDGIYVSAIIEGGEVIEPLRDRIVGRVAMEDIVDPFTGDLIIRTNQEITEDYAILIQASGIERVKIRSVLTCESKRGVCIRCYGRNLATGRMVELGEAVGVLAAQSIGEPGTQLTMRTFHIGGTASRVSEQSTVESKNAGIIRFINLATVQNKDGDLVAINRTGLLVVQDPKGREKERHAVVYGATVKVTDGQEIQPGALLLEWDPYTFAILTEVGGQAEFKDLVEGVTMKEEVDEVTGFARQVVLESPDEKHQPQILIRQDKKILRRYLLPSRALLMVGSDDQVHPGTILAKIPRETTKTKDITGGLPRVVELFEARRPKEPAVISEVDGLVKYGEVAKGMRKITVATDEGETHEYNIPKGVHINIQEGERVRAGEPLIDGPINPHDILRVKGQSELQDYLVNEIQEVYRLQGVNINDKHIETVVRQMMRWVKVEEVGDTDFIIEEQVDKFRFQEENARVRSEGAEPARGRPLLLGITKASLSTESFISAASFQETTRVLTEASISGKVDYLRGLKENVIMGRLIPAGTGMEHYRRITIAPDEPPMIEEEPEIPEEVAAALPPAAEERFLSARGDKEAL, from the coding sequence ATGAGCCTGGCTGCCGAGGGAATCCGACCCCTGAGCAAGAGCTCTCCATTTTCGGAGAAAGCGCGGACGATCAATGATTTCGAAGCGATCCGCATCTCCCTGGCCTCGCCCGACAAGATCCGCTCCTGGTCCTACGGCGAGGTGACCAAGCCCGAGACCATCAACTACCGGACCTTCAAGCCGGAGCGCGACGGGCTTTTCTGCGCCAAGATCTTCGGACCGACGGTGGACTGGGAGTGCTTGTGCGGCAAGTTCAAGCGCATGAAGCACCGCGGCGTGGTGTGCGACAAGTGCGGCGTCGAGGTGACCCAGAGCAAGGTCCGCCGCGAGCGCATGGGGCACATCGATCTCGCCTCGCCCGTCTCCCACGTCTGGTTCTTCAAGGGGCTGCCCAGCCGCATCGGGCACCTGCTCGACATCACGCTGCGGGACCTCGAGCGCATTCTGTACTTCGAGGCCTACGTGGTGATCGATCCAGGCAACGCCCCGGTCAAGGAAAAGGAGCTCCTGACGGAGGAGCGCTTCCGCCAGATCCGCGAGGAGCACGGCACCTCGTTCACCGCGATGATGGGGGCCGAGGCAATCAAGAAGCTGCTGCAGCGCGTCAAGGTGGACGAGCTGTCGGTCGAGATGCGCGAGCGCATGAAGACCGAGACCTCGGCCCAGAAGCGCCTGAAGTATGCCAAGCGCCTGAAGGTGGTCGAGGCGTTCCGCAAGTCGGGCAACAAGCCCGAGTGGATGATCCTCGACATCATCCCGGTCATCCCGCCCGAGCTGCGGCCCCTCGTCCCGCTGGACGGCGGCCGTTTCGCCACCTCGGACCTGAACGACCTGTATCGACGGGTGATCAACCGCAACAACCGGCTCAAGAAGCTCCTGGAGCTCAAGGCGCCGGAAGTGATCATCCGCAACGAGAAGCGCATGCTGCAGGAGGCGGTGGATGCGCTGTTCGACAACGGCCGGCGCGGCCGCATCCTGCGCGGCACCAACAACCGGCCTCTCAAGTCGCTCTCCGACACGCTGAAGGGAAAGCAGGGACGCTTCCGCCAGAACCTGCTCGGCAAGCGCGTCGACTACTCGGGCCGCTCGGTCATCGTGGTCGGCCCGGAGCTGCGGCTGAACCAGTGCGGGCTTCCCAAGAAGATGGCCCTGGAGCTGTTCAAGCCGTTCATCTACAACAAGCTCGAGCAGGAAGGGCTGGTGTCCACCATCAAGGCCGCCAAGGAGATGGTGGAGCTGCAGAAGCCGCGGGTGTGGGATTTCCTCGAGGAAGTCATCAAGGAGCACCCGGTTCTGTTGAACCGCGCCCCCACGCTGCACCGCCTTGGCATCCAGGCCTTCGAGCCGGTGCTGGTGGAGGGCAAGGCGATCAAGATCCACCCGCTGGTCTGCACCGCCTTCAACGCCGACTTCGACGGCGACCAGATGGCCGTGCACATCCCGCTCTCTCCCAAGGCGCAGATCGAGGCGCAGGTACTGATGCTCTCGACCCAGAACCTGCTCTCGCCGGCCAACGGCCAGCCGGTCGTGGTGCCGACCCAGGACATCGTCCTGGGAATCTACTACCTGACCAAGGAGCGCAAGGGAGCGCGCGGCGAAGGACGAATCTTCAACTCCGTCGAGGACGTGCTGCTGGCTTACGAAGCGCGCGAGGTGGACCTGCTCGCCTCGGTCCGCCTTCGCTACACCGGCGGGCTGATGGACCTGACCACCGTCTATGACGACCAGGACGTGCTGCACACCGACGTGCAGGAGGTCGAGCGGCAGATCATCACCACCACCGTTGGTCGCGTCCTGTTCAACGATCACCTCCCGGAGGGCGTGCCGTTCGTCAACGGCATTCTCAAGAAGAAGGGGCTCGGCCAGCTCGTCTCCTACGGCTATCTGCGCCTGGGCAACGAGAAGACCGTGCTGATGGTGGACGAGATCAAGGCCCTGGGCTTCTACTACGCCACCCGGGCGGGAATCTCGATCGGCATCGACGACATGGTCATCCCGGCCAGCAAGCCCCGCCTGGTGGACGAGGCGCGGCGCGAGCAGATCGCCGTCGAGCAGCAGTACCTGGACGGCGCCATCACCAACGGAGAGCGCTACAACAAAGTCATCGGCATCTGGTCGGAGGTTACCGAGAAGATCTCGGACGAGATGTTCAAGGAGATGGAGAAGATCGACCGCAGCGGTCGGGAGTTCAACCCCATCTACATGATGGCCGACTCGGGCGCCCGCGGATCCAAGCAGCAGATGCGCCAGCTCGCCGGGATGCGCGGACTGATGGCCAAGCCCTCGGGGGAGATCATCGAAACCCCGATCACGGCGAATTTCCGCGAAGGTCTGAACGTGCTGCAGTACTTCATCTCGACGCACGGCGCCCGCAAGGGGCTGGCCGACACGGCGCTGAAGACGGCCGACTCCGGCTACCTGACGCGCCGGCTGGTCGACGTCTGCCAGGACGTGATCATCAACGAGGAGGACTGCCAGACGCTGGACGGCATCTACGTGTCGGCCATCATCGAAGGCGGCGAGGTCATCGAGCCGCTGCGCGACCGGATCGTCGGCCGCGTGGCGATGGAGGACATCGTCGATCCGTTCACCGGCGATCTGATCATCCGCACCAACCAGGAGATCACCGAGGACTACGCCATCCTGATCCAGGCCTCGGGGATCGAGCGAGTGAAGATCCGCTCGGTGCTCACCTGCGAGAGCAAGCGCGGCGTCTGCATCCGCTGCTACGGCCGCAACCTGGCCACCGGCCGCATGGTCGAGCTGGGCGAGGCGGTGGGCGTGCTGGCGGCGCAGAGCATCGGCGAGCCGGGTACGCAGCTGACGATGCGCACCTTCCACATCGGCGGCACCGCCTCGCGCGTCAGCGAGCAGTCGACGGTCGAGTCGAAGAACGCCGGGATTATCCGCTTCATCAACCTGGCGACGGTCCAGAACAAGGACGGCGACCTGGTGGCCATCAACCGCACCGGGCTGCTGGTGGTTCAGGACCCCAAGGGGCGCGAGAAAGAGCGCCACGCGGTGGTCTACGGCGCCACCGTCAAGGTGACCGACGGCCAGGAAATCCAGCCCGGCGCGCTGCTGCTGGAGTGGGACCCTTACACCTTCGCGATCCTGACGGAGGTCGGGGGCCAGGCCGAGTTCAAGGACCTGGTCGAAGGGGTGACGATGAAGGAGGAGGTGGACGAGGTCACCGGCTTCGCCCGTCAGGTCGTCCTCGAGTCGCCCGACGAGAAGCACCAGCCGCAGATTCTGATCCGCCAGGACAAGAAGATCCTGCGGCGCTACCTGCTGCCGTCGCGCGCCCTGCTCATGGTGGGCAGCGACGACCAGGTCCACCCGGGAACCATCCTGGCGAAGATCCCGCGCGAGACCACCAAGACGAAAGACATCACCGGCGGACTGCCGCGCGTCGTCGAGCTGTTCGAAGCGCGCCGCCCGAAGGAGCCCGCCGTCATCTCGGAAGTCGACGGATTGGTAAAGTACGGGGAGGTGGCCAAGGGAATGCGCAAGATCACCGTGGCCACGGACGAGGGTGAGACGCACGAGTACAACATCCCCAAGGGCGTGCACATCAACATCCAGGAAGGGGAGCGCGTCAGGGCCGGAGAGCCGCTCATCGACGGTCCCATCAACCCGCACGACATCCTGCGCGTCAAGGGCCAGAGCGAGCTGCAAGATTACCTGGTCAACGAGATCCAGGAGGTCTACCGGCTGCAGGGCGTCAACATCAACGACAAGCACATCGAGACGGTGGTTCGCCAGATGATGCGCTGGGTCAAGGTGGAGGAGGTGGGCGACACCGACTTCATCATCGAAGAGCAGGTCGACAAGTTCCGCTTCCAGGAGGAGAACGCCCGGGTGCGCTCCGAGGGCGCGGAGCCGGCGCGCGGCCGGCCGCTGCTGCTCGGCATCACCAAGGCGTCGCTGTCGACGGAGAGCTTCATCTCGGCGGCCTCCTTCCAGGAGACCACCCGGGTCCTCACCGAGGCCTCCATCAGCGGCAAGGTCGACTACCTGCGCGGCTTGAAGGAAAACGTGATCATGGGGCGCCTGATCCCGGCGGGCACGGGCATGGAGCACTACCGGCGCATCACCATCGCCCCCGACGAGCCTCCGATGATCGAGGAAGAGCCGGAAATCCCGGAGGAAGTGGCCGCGGCTCTTCCGCCAGCGGCCGAAGAGCGCTTCCTTTCGGCCCGGGGGGACAAAGAAGCTCTCTAA
- the rpsG gene encoding 30S ribosomal protein S7, with protein MPRRKVVAKREVLPDPLFQSQLVTKFMNCIMERGKKATAEGIFYGAMDVIKDRTKDDPVKILKKAVDNVKPVLEVKSRRVGGATYQVPVEVNPSRRQSLAIRWLIQYSSERGSEKTMREKLAAELLDAAQMRGNAIKKREDTHKMAEANKAFAHYRW; from the coding sequence ATGCCACGCAGAAAGGTCGTCGCCAAGCGGGAGGTGCTTCCCGATCCGCTGTTCCAGTCCCAGCTCGTGACCAAGTTCATGAACTGCATCATGGAGCGCGGCAAGAAGGCCACCGCCGAGGGGATCTTCTACGGTGCCATGGACGTCATCAAGGACCGCACCAAGGACGACCCGGTGAAGATATTGAAGAAGGCCGTGGACAACGTGAAGCCGGTCCTGGAGGTCAAGTCGCGCCGCGTCGGCGGGGCGACCTACCAGGTCCCGGTCGAGGTCAACCCCTCGCGCCGCCAGTCCCTGGCCATCCGGTGGCTGATCCAGTACTCCTCCGAGCGCGGGTCGGAGAAGACCATGCGCGAAAAGCTTGCGGCGGAGCTGCTGGATGCCGCGCAGATGCGCGGCAACGCCATCAAGAAGAGAGAAGACACCCACAAGATGGCGGAGGCCAACAAGGCTTTCGCCCACTATCGCTGGTAG
- the rpsL gene encoding 30S ribosomal protein S12 gives MPTIQQLVKQGRELQRGRTKSPALQASPQKRGVCVRVFTSTPKKPNSALRKVARVRLTNGIEVTTYIPGVGHNLQEHSIVLIRGGRVKDLPGVRYHIVRGTLDSMGVEGRKKSRSKYGAKRQKAAG, from the coding sequence GTGCCCACGATTCAGCAGCTGGTGAAGCAAGGCCGCGAGTTGCAGCGCGGACGCACGAAATCTCCGGCGCTGCAGGCCTCGCCGCAGAAACGCGGCGTCTGCGTGCGTGTTTTTACCTCCACGCCGAAGAAGCCGAACTCGGCGCTGCGCAAGGTGGCGCGCGTGCGGCTCACGAACGGCATCGAGGTCACGACCTACATCCCCGGAGTGGGCCACAACCTGCAGGAGCACTCGATCGTGCTGATCCGAGGCGGTCGCGTGAAGGATCTGCCGGGAGTTCGCTACCACATCGTCCGCGGCACCCTCGATTCGATGGGGGTGGAAGGACGGAAGAAGAGCCGATCGAAATACGGCGCCAAGCGGCAGAAGGCCGCGGGCTAG